A window of the Bacteroides thetaiotaomicron VPI-5482 genome harbors these coding sequences:
- a CDS encoding RagB/SusD family nutrient uptake outer membrane protein: protein MKKIKRYLQQQGWYLESKSLYDGKATLLGGNLLEGKMNLKKTVVFLIVCITFFSCDKFLEESPKDKLPEDEVYNNISDVYLNAVASLYTYIGGYSDSQGLQGTGRGVYDLNTFTTDEAIIPTRGGDWYDGGFWQGLFLHQWGIENDAIQATWEYLYKVVMLSNKSLERIDKFSATHADAELPAYRAEVRAMRAMYYYYLMDLFGRVPLILTSSPSMKDVVQSERKTIFDFVFKELQESAPLLTEVHSNQSGPYYGRITRPVVVFLLAKLALNAEVYADNDWTDGQRPDGKNLFFEVDGNRLNAWQTVIAYCDQLQEMGYRLEPDYKNNFAVFNEPSVENIFTIPMNKTLYTNQMQYLFRSRHYNHAKAYGLSGENGPSATIEVLETFGYETAQQDPRFDICYFAGVVYDLKGNIVRLDDGTVLEYLPWKVELDISNTPYEQTAGARMKKYEVDETATKDGKLMENDIVLFRYADVLLMKSEAKVRNGEDGDAELNEVRGRVNASSRTATLENILAERQLELAWEGWRRQDLIRFGAFTRAYSSRPQLPAENNGYTTVFPIPEKIRVMNTKLEQNPGY, encoded by the coding sequence ATGAAAAAGATAAAGCGATATTTGCAGCAGCAAGGATGGTATTTAGAGAGTAAATCTCTATATGATGGAAAAGCAACTCTGCTTGGGGGGAATCTGCTTGAGGGGAAGATGAACCTGAAAAAAACAGTTGTCTTTCTTATTGTGTGCATTACCTTCTTCTCGTGCGACAAGTTTCTGGAAGAGAGTCCCAAAGACAAACTGCCGGAAGATGAAGTCTACAACAATATCTCGGATGTATATCTGAATGCCGTAGCCTCACTTTACACCTACATCGGCGGTTATAGCGACAGTCAGGGATTGCAGGGGACGGGTAGGGGAGTCTATGACCTGAACACCTTCACCACCGACGAAGCCATTATCCCCACCCGTGGCGGTGATTGGTACGACGGCGGCTTTTGGCAAGGTCTGTTCCTGCACCAATGGGGAATAGAAAACGATGCCATCCAAGCCACTTGGGAATATCTTTATAAAGTGGTGATGCTGTCCAACAAATCCCTCGAACGAATAGACAAATTCAGTGCTACCCACGCAGACGCCGAACTTCCCGCCTATCGTGCCGAAGTACGCGCCATGCGGGCGATGTATTACTATTATCTGATGGATCTGTTCGGACGTGTCCCGCTTATACTTACCTCATCCCCATCGATGAAAGACGTAGTGCAGAGCGAACGGAAAACGATATTCGACTTTGTATTCAAAGAACTGCAAGAATCCGCCCCTTTGCTGACCGAAGTCCACAGCAACCAGTCCGGTCCGTATTACGGACGAATCACCCGTCCCGTAGTTGTTTTCCTCTTGGCAAAGCTTGCCTTGAATGCCGAAGTCTATGCCGACAACGACTGGACGGACGGCCAGCGTCCCGACGGAAAGAATCTCTTTTTCGAAGTAGACGGCAACCGCCTCAATGCCTGGCAGACGGTTATCGCTTACTGTGACCAACTGCAAGAAATGGGCTATCGTCTGGAACCGGATTACAAAAACAACTTTGCCGTATTCAACGAACCGTCTGTTGAGAATATCTTCACCATCCCGATGAACAAGACCTTGTACACCAACCAGATGCAATACCTTTTCCGTTCCCGCCATTACAATCACGCCAAAGCCTACGGACTGAGCGGTGAAAACGGACCGAGCGCTACTATCGAAGTTCTGGAAACCTTCGGCTATGAAACAGCGCAACAGGACCCGCGTTTCGATATCTGCTATTTTGCCGGAGTCGTATATGATTTAAAAGGAAATATAGTCCGTCTGGACGATGGAACCGTTCTCGAATATTTGCCGTGGAAAGTCGAACTGGATATCTCGAATACTCCCTATGAGCAGACGGCAGGAGCACGCATGAAAAAGTACGAAGTAGACGAAACGGCTACCAAGGACGGTAAACTGATGGAGAACGACATTGTACTGTTCCGTTATGCAGATGTCCTGTTGATGAAGAGCGAAGCAAAGGTTCGTAATGGGGAAGACGGAGATGCCGAACTGAACGAAGTACGCGGGCGTGTCAACGCTTCCTCCCGAACGGCTACATTAGAAAATATCCTTGCCGAACGACAGCTCGAACTGGCTTGGGAAGGTTGGCGACGGCAGGATCTGATTCGCTTCGGAGCGTTCACGAGAGCATACAGCAGTCGTCCGCAACTTCCTGCTGAGAATAATGGATATACCACCGTATTCCCGATTCCGGAAAAGATACGGGTAATGAATACAAAACTGGAACAGAATCCGGGATATTAG
- a CDS encoding MotA/TolQ/ExbB proton channel family protein produces the protein MNFISDILYWISTGLLVPVIVLLIILFCRAILLAGSFYGQYLSIRKTETLLRNELSKLTPDTVEELSSKLPENSRSLVITYMRQVLDARDTPAQVQRLLANFEIAADKDLAISKTLTKLGPILGLMGTLIPMGPALAGLASGDIASMAYNMQIAFATTVVGLVAGAVGFLTQQVKQRWYLQDMTNLEFISELLNDKRSIHKTSEK, from the coding sequence ATGAACTTTATATCAGATATTTTATACTGGATTTCAACAGGCTTGCTCGTTCCTGTCATCGTTTTATTAATCATCCTCTTTTGCCGCGCGATTTTACTTGCCGGTAGTTTCTATGGTCAATATCTGTCCATTCGTAAAACGGAAACCCTGCTCCGCAACGAGCTGAGCAAGCTGACTCCGGACACAGTAGAAGAACTGAGTTCCAAACTTCCGGAAAATTCTAGATCACTTGTCATTACCTATATGCGTCAGGTATTGGACGCCCGTGATACTCCGGCACAGGTACAACGTTTATTGGCTAATTTTGAAATCGCAGCGGACAAAGACTTAGCCATCTCCAAGACCCTGACCAAACTGGGACCGATCTTAGGTCTGATGGGAACATTAATTCCAATGGGACCCGCCCTCGCAGGACTGGCCAGCGGAGATATTGCTTCCATGGCTTACAATATGCAGATCGCTTTCGCCACCACTGTAGTCGGACTGGTAGCCGGTGCCGTAGGCTTCCTTACACAGCAAGTGAAACAACGCTGGTACCTGCAGGATATGACCAACCTTGAATTCATATCCGAATTGCTCAATGACAAACGTTCCATCCATAAAACCTCAGAGAAATGA
- a CDS encoding LacI family DNA-binding transcriptional regulator codes for MNKLPERIRIKDIARLADVSVGTVDRVIHGRSGVSEASKKRVEEILKQLDYQPNMYASALASNKKYTFICLLPQHLEGEYWTAVELGIHEAIATYSDFNTSVKINYYDPYDYHSFVDASEAILTQQPDGVMVAPTAPQYTKGFTDQLQTLDIPYIYIDSNIKDVPPLAFFGQNSRQSGYFAARMLMLLARDEKEIVIFRKIHEGIVGSNQQENREIGFRQYMEEHHPSCTILELDLHAERNDEDNEMLDEFFRSHPNVKNGITFNSKVYIIGEYLQSRGKKNFNLIGYDLLERNVTCLKEGSVSFLIAQQPELQGLNGIKALCDHLIFKKDVTCINYMPIDLLTVETIDYYHSK; via the coding sequence ATGAATAAATTGCCCGAAAGAATCAGAATCAAAGACATCGCCCGTTTAGCAGACGTGTCTGTAGGAACAGTAGACCGCGTCATTCACGGACGCAGCGGAGTATCAGAAGCAAGCAAAAAACGGGTGGAAGAAATTCTGAAGCAGCTTGACTATCAACCTAACATGTATGCCAGTGCCCTGGCTTCCAACAAGAAGTACACATTCATCTGTCTTCTGCCTCAACATCTGGAAGGCGAATACTGGACAGCAGTAGAACTGGGTATCCACGAAGCTATCGCGACCTACTCGGACTTCAATACCTCGGTAAAGATCAACTATTACGATCCATACGACTATCATTCGTTTGTAGACGCCAGCGAAGCTATCCTGACTCAGCAACCGGACGGAGTGATGGTGGCCCCTACGGCTCCGCAATATACGAAAGGCTTTACTGATCAGTTGCAAACGTTGGATATACCTTATATATATATAGACTCAAATATCAAAGACGTACCTCCCCTCGCCTTCTTCGGTCAGAACTCACGCCAAAGCGGATACTTTGCCGCCCGTATGCTAATGCTGCTTGCCAGAGACGAAAAGGAAATCGTTATTTTCCGTAAGATACATGAAGGAATTGTCGGTTCTAACCAGCAAGAGAACAGGGAAATCGGATTCAGGCAGTACATGGAGGAACATCATCCGTCTTGTACTATACTGGAGCTTGACTTGCATGCCGAACGCAATGATGAAGATAACGAAATGCTGGATGAATTCTTCCGTTCTCACCCGAACGTAAAGAATGGAATCACTTTCAATTCAAAAGTCTACATTATCGGCGAATACCTGCAAAGTCGCGGAAAGAAAAATTTCAATCTGATAGGCTACGACCTTCTGGAACGGAATGTCACTTGCCTGAAAGAAGGAAGCGTTTCCTTCCTCATCGCCCAGCAACCGGAACTGCAAGGCCTCAACGGCATCAAGGCGCTCTGCGATCACCTCATTTTCAAGAAAGACGTGACTTGCATCAACTATATGCCGATTGACTTGTTGACTGTAGAAACAATAGACTATTACCATAGCAAATAA
- a CDS encoding sugar kinase: MGKKVVTLGEIMLRLSTPGNTRFVQSDSFDVVYGGGEANVAVSCANYGHEAYFVTKLPKHEIGQSAVNALRKYGVKTDFIARGGDRVGIYYLETGASMRPSKVIYDRAHSAIAEADAADFDFDAIMEGADWFHWSGITPAISDKAAELTRLACEAAKRHGVTVSVDLNFRKKLWTKEKAQSIMKPLMKYVDVCIGNEEDAELCLGFKPDADVEAGHTDAEGYKGIFQQMMKEFGFKYVVSTLRESFSATHNGWKAMIYNGEEFYTSKRYDIDPIIDRVGGGDSFSGGIIHGLMTKPNQGAALEFAVAASALKHTINGDFNLVSVEEVEALAGGDASGRVQR, from the coding sequence ATGGGAAAGAAAGTCGTTACATTAGGCGAAATCATGCTTAGATTGTCAACTCCAGGTAATACCCGCTTTGTTCAGTCTGACTCTTTTGATGTAGTATATGGTGGTGGAGAAGCGAACGTTGCAGTAAGCTGTGCCAACTACGGACATGAAGCCTATTTCGTAACCAAATTGCCGAAACATGAAATCGGACAGTCTGCTGTAAACGCATTGCGTAAATATGGTGTAAAGACAGACTTTATTGCTCGTGGTGGCGACCGCGTAGGTATCTACTATCTGGAAACAGGCGCTTCTATGCGTCCCAGCAAGGTTATCTATGACCGTGCTCATTCTGCTATCGCTGAAGCTGATGCTGCCGACTTCGATTTTGATGCTATTATGGAAGGTGCTGACTGGTTCCACTGGTCCGGTATCACTCCGGCTATTTCTGACAAAGCTGCCGAACTGACTCGTCTGGCTTGCGAAGCAGCTAAGCGTCATGGCGTAACTGTATCGGTTGACTTGAATTTCCGTAAGAAACTGTGGACAAAGGAAAAAGCACAGTCTATCATGAAACCGTTGATGAAGTATGTGGATGTATGTATCGGTAACGAAGAGGATGCGGAACTGTGTCTGGGCTTCAAACCGGATGCTGACGTTGAAGCAGGCCACACAGATGCTGAAGGCTATAAAGGTATCTTCCAGCAGATGATGAAAGAATTCGGATTCAAGTATGTGGTTTCTACATTGCGCGAATCTTTCTCTGCTACTCACAATGGTTGGAAAGCTATGATATACAATGGCGAAGAATTCTATACTTCCAAACGTTATGATATCGATCCGATTATCGACCGTGTAGGTGGTGGTGACTCTTTCTCCGGCGGTATTATCCACGGTTTGATGACTAAGCCTAACCAGGGTGCAGCTCTTGAATTCGCTGTTGCTGCATCTGCTTTGAAACACACAATCAATGGTGACTTTAACCTTGTTTCTGTAGAAGAAGTGGAAGCATTGGCTGGTGGTGACGCAAGCGGTCGCGTACAGCGATAG
- a CDS encoding TonB-dependent receptor, whose amino-acid sequence MKPTFIASILIFSFIVTCSTFAQQSTEHISGRVTDTNGEPLPGATISIKGEETGAVTSVDGTYTLQLPGIGSYIITASYIGYQTEQKRITTEKGKKVNFSLSEDQFDLGTVVVTGTRTPKLLKDAPIITRVITSDDIKKVNANNVADLLKTELPGIEFSFSMDQQTAINMQGFGGNSVLFLVDGERLAGETLNNVDYERLNLDNVERIEIVKGAASTLYGSSAIGGVINIITRESDDPWNLNLNSRFSEHNDQRCGGTAGFNAGKFNSLTNVQYNNVDTYAVDNPGDFSTVFGSRVWNFKERLIYRPLETLKLTGRVGYYFRERNKPGDTQDRYRGFSGGMKANYTFNIMSNLEVGYTFDQYDKSDYQSLYKNDVRDYSNVQHNVHALYNYTFNGKHTLTVGADYLRDYLMSYQFTDNADHTMHTADAFGQFDWNPTERLNVIAGLRFDYFSDSNVRHLSPHLGMMYKIGNCSLRGSYSQGFRSPTLKEMYMVFNMANMMMIYGNPDLKSETSHNFSVSAEYTKSRYNFSITGYYNLVHNRINTVYSEDPKGQIYTNTDKMDIAGIDANVSAKYPCGLGYRLSYTYIHEFMRDGQKKFTDTRPHTATVRIDWGKTLNKIDFNYSLNGRLLSKVKTNIYNDSFNNPSAGSQAVEYPGYMIWDLTFSLGIIKGINMNLAVNNLFDYVPDYYYFNSPTTTGTNLTLGLSLDIDRLFKK is encoded by the coding sequence ATGAAACCTACATTTATAGCATCAATCTTGATATTCTCCTTTATAGTAACCTGTTCCACATTCGCACAACAATCAACCGAGCACATCAGCGGACGTGTTACTGATACCAATGGTGAACCCCTACCAGGTGCGACCATTTCCATAAAAGGAGAAGAAACAGGAGCCGTCACCAGTGTTGACGGAACCTATACATTACAACTGCCGGGAATCGGTTCATATATCATTACTGCATCTTACATAGGTTATCAAACCGAACAAAAAAGAATAACCACCGAGAAAGGAAAGAAAGTTAACTTCAGCTTATCCGAAGATCAGTTCGACCTCGGAACAGTCGTTGTAACCGGTACCCGTACTCCCAAATTGCTGAAGGACGCTCCCATCATCACCCGGGTTATCACCTCAGACGATATTAAGAAAGTTAATGCCAACAACGTTGCCGACCTGCTGAAAACAGAGTTGCCCGGTATCGAATTTTCCTTCTCTATGGATCAGCAAACCGCTATTAATATGCAAGGCTTCGGCGGTAATTCCGTACTGTTTCTGGTAGATGGCGAACGGCTGGCAGGGGAAACACTGAATAATGTAGACTACGAACGTCTGAATCTCGACAATGTAGAACGCATAGAGATAGTGAAAGGTGCTGCATCTACCCTTTACGGTTCCAGTGCTATCGGAGGAGTAATTAACATCATCACCCGCGAATCGGACGATCCATGGAACTTAAATCTTAATTCACGTTTCTCCGAACACAACGACCAGCGGTGTGGTGGCACTGCAGGATTTAATGCAGGTAAATTCAACAGCCTGACCAACGTGCAGTATAATAATGTAGACACTTATGCCGTAGACAATCCGGGAGATTTCTCTACAGTGTTCGGAAGCCGGGTGTGGAACTTCAAAGAACGTTTAATATACCGTCCGCTGGAAACGCTCAAACTGACGGGAAGAGTCGGCTATTATTTCCGTGAACGCAATAAACCGGGGGATACCCAGGACAGATACCGTGGATTCAGCGGTGGAATGAAAGCTAACTACACCTTCAATATAATGAGTAACCTTGAAGTCGGTTATACTTTCGACCAGTATGATAAGAGTGATTATCAGTCTCTTTATAAAAATGACGTGCGTGATTACAGTAATGTACAGCACAATGTGCATGCACTCTATAATTATACCTTCAACGGAAAGCATACGCTGACTGTCGGCGCCGACTACCTGCGCGATTATCTGATGTCTTACCAATTCACTGATAACGCAGACCACACCATGCATACGGCAGATGCGTTCGGTCAGTTCGACTGGAACCCCACAGAAAGACTGAATGTGATAGCCGGATTACGGTTCGACTACTTCTCCGACTCCAATGTACGCCATCTGTCTCCACATTTGGGAATGATGTATAAGATAGGCAATTGTTCATTAAGAGGATCGTATTCGCAAGGATTCCGCTCTCCTACCCTGAAGGAGATGTATATGGTGTTCAATATGGCAAATATGATGATGATTTATGGTAATCCGGACCTTAAGTCGGAAACAAGCCATAATTTCTCTGTATCTGCCGAATATACCAAGAGTCGTTATAACTTCTCTATTACAGGATATTATAACCTGGTACACAATCGTATCAATACCGTTTACAGCGAAGACCCCAAAGGACAAATCTATACCAATACCGACAAAATGGATATTGCAGGAATTGACGCCAACGTTTCCGCCAAGTATCCTTGCGGACTCGGCTATCGTCTGTCATACACATATATTCATGAGTTCATGCGCGACGGTCAAAAGAAATTCACGGATACACGTCCCCATACGGCAACTGTAAGAATCGACTGGGGCAAGACTCTGAACAAAATAGATTTCAACTACTCACTCAACGGACGTTTGCTGTCAAAAGTTAAAACAAACATCTACAACGATAGTTTCAACAACCCGTCTGCCGGAAGCCAGGCAGTCGAATACCCGGGATATATGATATGGGATCTTACTTTCTCGTTGGGAATTATAAAAGGGATCAATATGAATCTGGCTGTAAACAACCTGTTCGACTATGTGCCGGATTATTATTATTTCAACTCTCCTACCACGACGGGAACCAACCTGACATTAGGACTATCACTGGATATAGACAGGCTCTTCAAAAAATAA
- a CDS encoding UxaA family hydrolase, producing the protein METKYLRINPADNVAVAIVNLPAGEHLSVDGIEITLNEDIPAGHKFALKDFAEGENVIKYGYPIGHARMAKKQGDWMNETNIKTNLAGLLEYTYHPTQVTLDIPHKNLTFKGYRRKNGDVGVRNEIWIIPTVGCVNGIIGQLAEGLRRETEGKGVDAIVAFPHNYGCSQLGDDHENTKKILRDMVLHPNAGAVLIVGLGCENNQPDVFREFLGDYDQDRVKFMVTQKVGDEYEEGMDILRDLYAKASKDERTEVPLSELRVGLKCGGSDGFSGITANPLLGMFSDFLIAQGGTSVLTEVPEMFGAETILMNRCENKDLFEQTVHLINDFKEYFLSHGEPVGENPSPGNKAGGISTLEEKALGCTQKCGKSYVSGVMPYGERLQKKGLNLLSAPGNDLVAATTLAASGCHMVLFTTGRGTPFGTFVPTMKISTNSTLAKNKPGWIDFNAGVIVENEPMEKTCERFIEYVIKVASGEFVNNEKKGYREIAIFKTGVTL; encoded by the coding sequence ATGGAAACAAAGTATTTAAGAATTAATCCTGCCGACAACGTTGCCGTTGCCATTGTTAACCTCCCGGCAGGAGAGCATCTATCCGTAGATGGAATAGAGATTACACTAAACGAAGACATTCCTGCTGGACATAAGTTTGCATTAAAAGATTTTGCAGAAGGCGAGAACGTAATCAAGTACGGCTACCCTATCGGTCATGCCCGTATGGCAAAAAAACAGGGAGACTGGATGAATGAAACGAATATCAAGACTAATCTCGCCGGACTGTTGGAGTATACCTACCATCCGACTCAGGTTACTCTGGATATCCCTCATAAAAACCTCACTTTTAAAGGCTACCGCCGTAAAAATGGTGATGTCGGCGTAAGAAATGAAATCTGGATTATCCCGACTGTAGGTTGCGTTAACGGTATCATCGGACAACTGGCCGAAGGCCTGCGCCGTGAAACGGAAGGAAAAGGGGTAGATGCCATCGTGGCTTTCCCGCACAACTACGGTTGCTCACAGCTTGGAGACGATCACGAAAACACGAAAAAGATTCTTCGCGATATGGTACTTCACCCGAATGCAGGCGCAGTACTGATAGTAGGCTTGGGCTGCGAAAACAACCAGCCGGACGTATTCCGTGAATTCTTAGGAGACTATGACCAGGACCGTGTGAAATTCATGGTAACCCAGAAAGTTGGTGACGAATACGAAGAAGGAATGGATATTCTGCGCGATTTATATGCCAAAGCATCCAAAGATGAACGTACGGAAGTACCTTTGTCAGAACTTCGTGTCGGACTGAAATGTGGTGGTTCCGACGGTTTCTCAGGTATCACTGCCAATCCGTTGCTGGGCATGTTCTCAGACTTCCTGATTGCACAAGGCGGTACAAGCGTGCTGACTGAAGTTCCGGAAATGTTTGGTGCGGAAACAATTCTGATGAACCGTTGCGAGAACAAAGACCTGTTCGAACAGACCGTACACTTGATCAATGACTTCAAAGAATATTTCCTGTCCCATGGCGAGCCTGTGGGTGAAAATCCATCTCCGGGAAATAAAGCCGGCGGCATCTCCACTCTGGAAGAAAAAGCACTGGGATGTACACAGAAATGTGGTAAAAGCTATGTATCCGGCGTGATGCCTTACGGAGAACGTCTGCAAAAGAAAGGACTGAACCTGCTTTCCGCCCCGGGCAATGACCTAGTAGCTGCTACTACCCTTGCCGCAAGCGGATGCCATATGGTACTCTTTACCACCGGACGTGGTACTCCTTTCGGCACTTTCGTTCCGACGATGAAGATTTCCACCAATTCTACTTTGGCTAAAAACAAACCGGGATGGATTGATTTCAATGCCGGAGTCATCGTTGAGAACGAACCGATGGAAAAGACTTGCGAACGCTTTATCGAGTATGTGATTAAAGTAGCAAGCGGTGAGTTCGTTAATAACGAGAAGAAAGGTTATCGTGAAATTGCCATCTTTAAAACAGGAGTTACATTATAA
- a CDS encoding DUF2149 domain-containing protein, translating into MKHNLLRKEEDSDPISVVSNLFDIAMVFAVALMVALVSRYNMTEVFSQEDYTMVKNPGKENMEIITKEGNKINRYTPSEDQDKKEGKRGKKVGIAYELDNGEIIYVPE; encoded by the coding sequence ATGAAACATAACCTATTGCGAAAAGAGGAAGACTCCGACCCGATCAGCGTAGTATCCAATCTGTTCGACATTGCGATGGTTTTTGCCGTTGCATTGATGGTAGCACTTGTCAGCCGGTATAACATGACAGAGGTTTTCTCGCAGGAAGACTATACGATGGTAAAGAATCCGGGTAAAGAGAATATGGAAATCATTACCAAGGAAGGCAATAAAATCAACCGGTATACCCCGTCCGAAGATCAGGACAAGAAAGAAGGTAAACGTGGGAAAAAGGTAGGCATTGCCTATGAACTGGATAACGGTGAAATCATTTATGTACCTGAATAA
- a CDS encoding HmuY family protein gives MRRSSNAIFKNIMILGAAMSLSACNGMFEGIYDDPIEAEMEIKESSFSQINATEYTNWVYIDLSERKATTVEIGEEHKSEIPAKWDLAIHRYDIKTNEGAAFQTTYTSIDDLKASGKLPAEENFVKDEWTTDKIAIDMSGMMEGNIKYTEDYRNDILSGWLNVDTSSMPPIYTMSNQVYLIQLKDNTYAAIRFTNYTNARGIKGYIDFDFLYPLDFEENN, from the coding sequence ATGAGAAGAAGCAGTAACGCTATTTTCAAAAATATAATGATACTGGGAGCGGCTATGTCGCTCTCAGCTTGTAATGGAATGTTTGAAGGGATTTATGACGATCCCATTGAAGCGGAAATGGAGATTAAAGAAAGTAGCTTTTCACAAATCAATGCTACCGAGTACACTAACTGGGTCTATATCGACCTATCCGAACGTAAAGCAACGACTGTTGAAATCGGAGAGGAACATAAGAGCGAGATACCAGCAAAATGGGACCTTGCCATCCACCGCTACGACATCAAAACCAATGAAGGTGCAGCCTTTCAGACAACTTATACAAGTATTGATGACCTGAAGGCCAGTGGAAAACTTCCCGCCGAAGAAAATTTTGTAAAAGACGAATGGACGACAGATAAAATAGCAATCGATATGTCCGGTATGATGGAAGGAAACATTAAATATACAGAAGACTATCGTAATGATATTTTATCCGGCTGGTTAAACGTAGACACTTCAAGTATGCCTCCTATTTACACCATGTCCAATCAAGTCTATCTGATACAGTTGAAGGATAATACCTATGCGGCCATTCGTTTTACCAACTATACCAATGCCAGAGGCATAAAAGGCTATATCGACTTCGATTTCCTATATCCACTTGATTTCGAAGAAAACAACTAA
- a CDS encoding bifunctional 4-hydroxy-2-oxoglutarate aldolase/2-dehydro-3-deoxy-phosphogluconate aldolase gives MAKFDKIAVLNKIGSTGMVPVFYHKDAEVAKKVVKACYDGGVRAFEFTNRGDFAQEVFAEIVKYAAKECPEMAIGIGSIVDPATAAMYLQLGANFVVGPLFNPEIAKICNRRLVAYTPGCGSVSEVGFAQEVGCDLCKVFPGDVYGTNFVKGLMAPMPWSKLMVTGGVEPSKENLTAWIKAGVFCVGMGSKLFPKDKVAAEDWAYVTAKCEEALSYIAEARKK, from the coding sequence ATGGCAAAATTCGATAAAATAGCCGTATTGAATAAAATCGGCTCTACAGGTATGGTTCCTGTATTCTATCACAAAGATGCGGAAGTGGCAAAGAAAGTAGTAAAGGCTTGTTATGACGGTGGTGTTCGTGCTTTCGAATTCACCAACCGTGGTGACTTTGCACAGGAAGTATTTGCTGAAATCGTGAAATATGCAGCAAAAGAATGTCCTGAAATGGCTATCGGTATCGGTTCAATCGTTGATCCGGCTACTGCTGCTATGTATCTTCAGTTAGGAGCTAACTTTGTGGTAGGTCCGTTATTTAATCCGGAAATCGCTAAGATATGTAACCGTCGTCTGGTAGCTTATACTCCGGGTTGTGGTTCTGTATCTGAAGTAGGTTTTGCGCAGGAAGTAGGTTGTGATCTTTGCAAAGTGTTTCCGGGTGATGTATATGGAACTAACTTTGTGAAAGGTTTGATGGCTCCGATGCCATGGTCTAAGCTGATGGTGACTGGTGGGGTAGAGCCTTCCAAGGAAAACCTGACTGCATGGATTAAAGCAGGTGTATTCTGTGTCGGTATGGGATCAAAACTGTTCCCGAAAGACAAGGTAGCAGCAGAAGACTGGGCTTATGTAACTGCAAAATGCGAAGAAGCTCTTAGCTATATTGCCGAGGCTCGCAAAAAATAA
- a CDS encoding IS110 family transposase: MNYSHFVGLDVGKKTFDASLMSADEKELSHKSFDNTPTGIQSLLDWIAGYHLSLSKLLFCAENMGSYVTELSVSSVSMGFSLALVCPLTIKKSIGLQRGKNDRIDAKRIANYAVLHYRKLELYKLPDKDLVRLRGWIIIRDNLVKQKVSSIKLLETFSWMAKLADVTESISFLEEQLKSIKERILEVEEDMEQLIAASTSLYTNYLLLRSIKGIGIINAIVLLCVTDNFQRFDNPRKFACYCGVAPFEHTSGISIRGKTQTSSLANKEVKVYLTRAAITAISWDPQMKAYYKRKIAEGKHKASVINAVRAKIIARSFAVIRRQTPFVTLAV, translated from the coding sequence ATGAATTATTCTCATTTTGTAGGTCTTGATGTAGGAAAAAAAACTTTCGATGCATCATTAATGTCCGCAGACGAAAAAGAGTTGTCTCACAAGTCTTTTGATAACACTCCAACTGGGATCCAATCTTTATTGGATTGGATAGCTGGTTATCATCTCTCTTTATCCAAACTCTTGTTCTGTGCTGAAAACATGGGAAGTTATGTCACAGAGTTATCTGTTTCCAGTGTCTCCATGGGATTTTCCCTGGCTTTGGTTTGCCCGTTGACCATCAAGAAGTCCATAGGCTTGCAACGAGGCAAAAATGACCGCATTGACGCCAAAAGAATAGCGAACTATGCGGTATTACACTATCGAAAACTGGAGTTATACAAATTGCCTGACAAAGACTTGGTGAGACTGCGGGGATGGATTATTATACGTGACAATTTGGTCAAGCAAAAAGTATCAAGCATAAAGTTATTGGAAACATTCTCCTGGATGGCTAAGTTGGCTGATGTGACAGAATCCATTTCTTTTTTGGAAGAGCAGCTCAAGTCGATAAAAGAAAGAATCCTGGAGGTGGAAGAGGATATGGAGCAACTAATAGCCGCCAGTACATCGCTTTACACAAACTACTTGCTATTAAGAAGTATAAAAGGAATAGGAATTATCAATGCCATTGTATTACTGTGTGTTACTGACAATTTTCAAAGATTTGACAACCCGAGGAAATTTGCCTGCTATTGTGGGGTCGCCCCATTTGAACATACTTCAGGTATTTCCATACGGGGAAAAACGCAGACTTCTTCATTGGCTAACAAAGAAGTAAAAGTATACCTTACCCGGGCAGCTATTACTGCCATCTCTTGGGATCCGCAGATGAAAGCATACTATAAAAGGAAAATAGCAGAGGGGAAACATAAAGCATCTGTAATCAATGCTGTAAGAGCCAAAATCATAGCAAGGTCTTTTGCTGTGATACGAAGGCAGACTCCATTTGTAACATTAGCCGTATAA